Proteins encoded together in one Sander lucioperca isolate FBNREF2018 chromosome 17, SLUC_FBN_1.2, whole genome shotgun sequence window:
- the LOC116049841 gene encoding mucin-5AC-like, whose amino-acid sequence TTAAPTTTTEAATTTTAAATTTTAAQTTTTEAATTTTAAATTTTAAPTTTTEAATTTTAAATTTTAAATTTTEAATTTTAAPTTTTEAATTTTAAPTTTTEAATTTTAAATTTTAAPTTTTAAPTTTTEAATTTTAAATTTTAAPTTTTEAATTTTAAPTTTTEAATTTTAAPTTTTEAATTTTAAATTTTAAATTTTAAPTTTTEAATTTTAAPTTTTEAATTTTAAPTTTTEAATTTTAAPTTTEAATTTTAAATTTTAAATTTTAAPTTTTEATTAAAMTTTAAPTTTTEAATTTTAAPTTTTTEAATTTTAAATTTTAAPTTTTEAATTTTAAATTTTAAATTTTAAPTTTTEAATTTTAAATTTTAAPTTTTTAATTTTAAATTTTAAPTTTTEAATINTAAATTTTAAPTTTTEAATTTTAAATTTTAARNCSDNHSFPNNNHSCPNNNHICSNYNHSCSNNNHNSCNDNHSFRNNHIWPSYNHSCSIDNHICPNNNHSCSNVFCDIQKEFGNKFDHCKVKKFSALPPTRATGTEATIEVVFNRTTPIADLPQNNVIAEVLEKAVTNTNNTFNVSINPASVHLLEGPIPATTTAPTTAAPTTATATSTSLTTGISTTASPTTAAPITAAPTTAAPTTARVSFRSVQSTFTNDLLNPSSTAFKNRAAMIKGQLEPVFLRTFPSSFKSLEVVSFRSGSVINTIDLNFVGPFAPNNTQIANTLINAASSVSGFDIEGSSINVNGISSSGVSQKMSLVTASCLVLLSWLLSSQQ is encoded by the exons accacagctgccccaacaacaaccacagaagcagcaacgacaaccacagctgcagcaacgacaaccacagctgctcaaacgacaaccacagaagcagcaacgacaaccacagctgcagcaacgacaaccacagctgctccaacaacaaccacagaagcagcaacgacaaccacagctgcagcaacgacaaccacagctgcagcaacaacaaccacagaagcagcaacgacaaccacagctgccccaacaacaaccacagaagcagcaacaacaaccacagctgctccaacgacaaccacagaagcagcaacaacaaccacagctgcagcaacgacaaccacagctgctccaacgacaaccacagctgccccaacaacaaccacagaagcagcaacgacaaccacagctgcagcaacgacaaccacagctgccccaacaacaaccacagaagcagcaacgacaaccacagctgccccaacaacaaccacagaagcagcaacgacaaccacagctgctccaacaacaaccacagaagcagcaacgacaaccacagctgcagcaacaacaaccacagcagcagcaacgacaaccacagctgctccaacaacaaccacagaagcagcaacgacaaccacagctgctccaacaacaaccacagaagcagcaacgacaaccacagctgccccaacaacaaccacagaagcagcaacgacaaccacagctgctccaacaaccacagaagcagcaacgacaaccacagctgcagcaacgacaaccacagctgcagcaacgacaaccacagctgccccaacaacaaccacagaagca accacagctgcagcaatgacaaccacagctgctccaacaacaaccacagaagcagcaacgacaaccacagctgccccaacaacaacaaccacagaagcagcaacgacaaccacagctgcagcaacgacaaccacagctgctccaacaacaaccacagaagcagcaacgacaaccacagctgcagcaacgacaaccacagctgcagcaacgacaaccacagctgccccaacaacaaccacagaagcagcaacgacaaccacagctgcagcaacgacaaccacagctgccccaacaacaaccacaactgcagcaacgacaaccacagctgcagcaacgacaaccacagctgccccaacaacaaccacagaagcagcaacgataaacacagctgcagcaacgacaaccacagctgccccaacaacaaccacagaagcagcaacgacaaccacagctgcagcaacgacaaccacagctgcc CGCAACTGCAGCGACAACCACAGCTTcccaaacaacaaccacagttgccccaacaacaaccacatctgCAGCAATTataaccacagctgctccaataaCAACCACAACTCttgcaacgacaaccacagcttcaGAAACAACCACATCTGGCCCAgctacaaccacagctgcagcattgACAACCACATCTGCCCCAataacaaccacagctgcagcaacg TGTTCTGCGATATACAAAAAGAATTTGGAAACAAGTTTGACCACTGCAAAGTGAAAAAGTTCAG TGCCTTACCTCCAACACGAGCGACTGGAACTGAAGCAACTATTGAGGTTGTGTTCAATAGGACTACTCCTATTGCAGATCTCCCACAGAATAATGTCATTGCTGAAGTCTTAGAAAAAGCTGTGACTAATACAAACAATACCTTCAATGTGAGCATAAATCCAGCCTCAGTCCATTTACTAG AAGGTCCAATTCCAGCTACAACCACAGCACCTACAACTGCGGCACCTACGACTGCAACAGCTACATCTACCTCACTAACAACTGGCATATCTACTACTGCTTCACCTACAACAGCAGCACCTATCACTGCTGCACCTACAACTGCAGCACCTACAACAGCAAGGGTGTCTTTCAGATCTGTTCAAAGCACATTTACAAATGACTTGCTTAATCCATCATCTACAGCTTTTAAAAATCGGGCTGCAATGATAAAGGGACAG CTTGAACCTGTTTTCCTTAGGACATTCCCTTCCTCCTTCAAGTCCTTGGAAGTGGTTTCATTCAG GAGTGGATCAGTCATCAACACCATTGACCTTAACTTTGTAGGCCCATTTGCTCCTAATAACACTCAGATTGCAAACACTTTGATCAACGCAGCTTCAAGCGTCAGTGGCTTCGACATTGAAGGCAGCTCCATCAACGTGAATGGCATCT CGTCAAGTGGAGTAAGCCAGAAGATGAGTCTCGTCACCgcatcctgccttgtactgttGTCATGGCTACTGTCAAGCCAACAATAG